In the genome of Granulibacter bethesdensis CGDNIH1, one region contains:
- a CDS encoding DUF3035 domain-containing protein: MTTFPRRPTACCTRLFRSLSAIAILCSVSGCGESTLRTFGLVHDAPDEFKVTTRAPLDIPPTLDGPLQPPRPGAPRPQEQNEQISAEAALSPSAALADPGTTARSGQKALLSAAGPARQPQPMQAEPLPGQTKKSGLMDKLMFWQDDTVPTTLNAAEEAARLRQKGITVPPPPTTATTQTPQKKSSFLGIF; the protein is encoded by the coding sequence ATGACCACATTTCCGCGCCGCCCGACTGCCTGCTGCACAAGACTGTTCCGCTCCCTTTCCGCCATTGCAATCCTTTGCTCTGTTTCCGGCTGCGGCGAAAGCACGCTCCGCACGTTCGGGCTGGTGCACGATGCGCCCGATGAATTCAAGGTCACGACCCGCGCGCCGCTGGACATTCCCCCCACTCTGGACGGGCCGTTGCAGCCACCGCGCCCCGGTGCGCCTCGTCCGCAGGAACAGAATGAGCAGATCAGCGCTGAAGCCGCGCTGAGTCCTTCCGCAGCGCTGGCCGATCCGGGCACCACGGCCAGGTCTGGACAAAAGGCCCTGCTGAGTGCCGCCGGTCCGGCCAGACAGCCGCAGCCTATGCAGGCCGAGCCCTTACCCGGGCAGACCAAAAAATCCGGTCTGATGGACAAGCTGATGTTCTGGCAGGACGATACCGTCCCCACCACGCTGAACGCTGCCGAGGAAGCCGCCCGCCTGCGTCAGAAGGGCATCACGGTTCCCCCGCCTCCGACAACTGCCACCACACAGACCCCGCAGAAAAAAAGCAGCTTCCTCGGGATCTTCTGA
- the lspA gene encoding signal peptidase II, with protein MSSIAALRRAGAAEKARRFPGFYMPIGILAALIVLLADQGSKWFILETVNLPEKHQIVLLPVLNLTMVWNRGVTFGLLNGFGPAGIWILGGGAILIVAGLLLWMRRAENRLIAIALGMIGGGAIGNVIDRFRFGAVVDFIHAHVGELSWFVFNVADAAIVIGVALLIIDTLIGRTQRETRTGEG; from the coding sequence ATGAGCAGCATTGCCGCCCTCCGCCGCGCCGGAGCCGCCGAGAAAGCACGGCGGTTTCCGGGATTCTATATGCCGATCGGTATTCTTGCCGCCCTCATCGTGCTGTTGGCCGATCAGGGCAGCAAATGGTTCATCCTCGAAACGGTAAACTTGCCGGAGAAACATCAGATTGTGCTGCTGCCCGTCCTGAACCTGACCATGGTATGGAACCGGGGGGTCACTTTCGGCCTGCTGAACGGGTTTGGGCCTGCCGGTATCTGGATACTGGGCGGCGGAGCGATCCTGATCGTCGCCGGATTGCTGCTGTGGATGCGGCGTGCGGAAAACCGGCTGATTGCCATCGCGCTGGGGATGATCGGCGGCGGGGCGATCGGGAATGTGATTGATCGGTTCCGCTTCGGCGCGGTCGTAGACTTCATCCATGCGCATGTAGGCGAGTTGTCATGGTTTGTGTTCAACGTGGCCGACGCAGCCATTGTGATCGGCGTTGCCCTGCTGATTATCGATACGCTGATCGGGCGGACCCAAAGGGAAACCCGAACCGGAGAAGGCTGA
- the ileS gene encoding isoleucine--tRNA ligase, producing the protein MSHSQDQSDPQTQENQTADYRNSVFLPATSFPMRGDLPKKEPGILARWEAMGLGRKLRDARIGAEPFVLHDGPPYANGHLHIGHALNKILKDVINRARQMAGYDAAYVPGWDCHGLPIEWKIEEEYRKSGRNKDEVPVLQFRAECRDYARKWLDIQSAEFRRLGVEADWANRYATMDFGSEAAIAGEIGKFLLNGALYRGLRPVMWSPVEKTALAEAEIEYHDHTSTTIHVRYPVLSAREADLIGAYVVIWTTTPWTMPGSRAVAYGPEIDYVLVEIPTGSGGTEILIVAEALLPQTLAAAGLTEHRVLRQFKGAALEGAIAAHPLRGRGYEFDVPLLPGDHVTTEQGTGLVHTAPAHGEEDFQLGRAHGIEVPETVGDDGTYYKHVPLFAGLHVYKAAEPVCAALSEAGMLLARSTLVHSYPHSWRSKAPLIYRATPQWFIRMDGSEDIRGQALAEIDRTRFIPDQGRNRIGSMVANRPDWCISRQRAWGVPIAVFVEKATGQVLRDATVMERIVSAFREEGADAWYSSPPSRFLGNDRNPEDYEQVFDVIDVWFESGSTHAFVLEARDMKWPADLYLEGSDQHRGWFQSSLLEAVGTRGSAPFEAVLTHGFVLDEQGRKMSKSLGNVTAPQEVIDQYGADILRLWVMSSDTRDDLRIGKEILKQQGELYRRLRNTLRWILGSLDGFEEAERVREADMPELERWVLHRLTELDTRFRQAVESHDWTGLYPDLHNFCATDLSAFYFDIRKDVLYCDRTDSPRRRATRTVLDHLHRCLTIWLAPVLVFTAEEAWTARFGEQDSVHLQTLPTLPHHWHDPVLARRWEEIRSIRRRVTAPIEEARRANQIGASLQAAVRLPLSLEEMDLLSEADWADITIVSALEQVYDPTRDADGASKGVLDGTQMEVSITRAPGRKCARCWKVLPEVGSIAAHPALCVRCADAVESGLICRSA; encoded by the coding sequence ATGTCTCATAGTCAAGACCAGAGCGATCCCCAGACCCAAGAGAACCAGACCGCGGATTACCGGAACTCGGTTTTCCTGCCGGCGACCTCCTTCCCCATGCGCGGGGACCTGCCGAAGAAAGAGCCGGGCATTCTCGCGCGCTGGGAGGCGATGGGGCTGGGGCGGAAGCTGCGTGATGCCCGCATCGGGGCGGAGCCGTTCGTGCTGCATGACGGCCCCCCCTACGCCAACGGACATCTGCATATCGGCCACGCCCTGAACAAAATTCTGAAGGACGTGATCAACCGCGCCCGGCAGATGGCCGGATACGATGCCGCCTATGTGCCCGGCTGGGACTGCCATGGCCTGCCGATCGAGTGGAAGATCGAGGAAGAATATCGCAAATCGGGCCGCAACAAGGATGAGGTGCCGGTTCTTCAATTCCGCGCCGAATGCCGCGATTACGCCCGCAAATGGCTCGATATCCAGTCTGCCGAATTCCGCCGTCTGGGGGTGGAGGCCGACTGGGCCAATCGCTACGCCACCATGGATTTCGGCTCCGAGGCCGCCATTGCGGGCGAGATCGGCAAATTCCTGCTGAATGGAGCACTGTATCGCGGCCTGCGCCCGGTGATGTGGAGTCCGGTCGAGAAAACCGCTCTGGCAGAGGCCGAAATCGAGTATCACGACCATACCAGCACCACGATTCATGTCCGCTACCCGGTGCTCAGCGCTCGCGAGGCTGATCTGATCGGGGCCTATGTGGTGATCTGGACCACCACGCCATGGACCATGCCGGGCAGCCGCGCCGTCGCCTACGGGCCGGAGATCGATTACGTGCTGGTGGAGATTCCCACCGGCTCCGGCGGGACTGAAATCCTGATTGTCGCGGAAGCCCTGCTGCCGCAAACTCTGGCTGCCGCCGGTCTCACGGAGCATCGCGTGCTGCGCCAGTTCAAAGGGGCTGCGCTGGAAGGTGCCATCGCCGCCCATCCTCTACGTGGCCGAGGTTACGAGTTCGATGTTCCCCTGCTGCCGGGCGATCACGTCACCACCGAGCAAGGCACCGGGCTGGTGCACACCGCCCCCGCCCATGGCGAGGAAGATTTCCAGCTCGGCCGCGCCCATGGCATCGAGGTGCCGGAAACGGTGGGGGATGACGGCACCTACTACAAACACGTTCCCCTGTTTGCCGGCCTGCATGTCTACAAGGCCGCCGAGCCGGTCTGCGCCGCATTGTCGGAAGCGGGCATGCTGCTGGCCCGCAGCACGCTGGTGCATTCCTATCCGCATTCATGGCGTTCCAAAGCACCGCTGATCTATCGCGCCACGCCGCAATGGTTCATCCGCATGGACGGGTCGGAAGACATACGCGGGCAGGCTCTGGCCGAGATCGACCGTACCCGCTTCATCCCCGATCAGGGCCGCAACCGGATCGGCTCCATGGTCGCCAACCGCCCGGACTGGTGCATCAGCCGCCAGCGCGCCTGGGGCGTACCCATCGCCGTATTTGTGGAAAAAGCCACCGGACAGGTGCTGCGTGACGCCACCGTGATGGAGCGCATCGTCTCCGCCTTCCGGGAGGAAGGGGCCGATGCATGGTATTCCTCTCCGCCTTCCCGCTTCCTCGGCAATGATCGCAATCCCGAGGATTACGAACAGGTGTTCGACGTGATCGATGTCTGGTTCGAAAGCGGCTCCACCCATGCTTTCGTGCTGGAAGCACGGGACATGAAATGGCCGGCCGATCTGTATCTGGAAGGCTCCGACCAGCATCGCGGCTGGTTCCAGTCTTCCCTGCTGGAAGCCGTCGGCACGCGCGGATCGGCTCCGTTCGAAGCGGTGCTGACGCATGGCTTCGTGCTGGACGAGCAGGGACGGAAAATGAGCAAGTCCCTCGGCAACGTCACCGCGCCGCAGGAAGTGATCGACCAGTATGGCGCGGATATTCTCCGGCTGTGGGTCATGTCCTCCGACACGCGGGACGATCTGCGGATAGGCAAGGAAATCCTGAAGCAGCAGGGCGAACTGTATCGCCGCCTGCGCAACACGCTGCGATGGATTCTGGGCAGCCTCGACGGGTTTGAAGAAGCCGAACGCGTCAGAGAAGCAGACATGCCGGAGCTGGAGCGCTGGGTGCTGCATCGCCTCACCGAACTGGACACACGCTTCCGGCAGGCGGTGGAAAGCCATGACTGGACCGGACTTTACCCGGACCTGCACAATTTCTGCGCCACCGATCTATCCGCCTTCTATTTCGATATCCGCAAAGACGTGCTCTACTGCGACCGCACCGACAGCCCGCGTCGCCGCGCCACGCGGACTGTGCTGGATCATCTGCATCGCTGCCTGACCATCTGGCTGGCTCCCGTGCTGGTGTTCACGGCCGAGGAAGCCTGGACCGCCCGCTTCGGCGAGCAGGACAGTGTGCATCTCCAGACCCTGCCCACCCTGCCGCATCACTGGCACGATCCGGTTCTTGCCCGGCGCTGGGAGGAAATCCGCAGCATCCGTCGCCGCGTTACAGCGCCGATCGAGGAAGCCCGCCGGGCCAATCAGATCGGTGCCTCTCTTCAGGCTGCCGTCCGCCTGCCGCTATCGCTGGAGGAAATGGATTTACTGTCGGAAGCGGACTGGGCGGACATCACCATCGTCTCGGCGCTGGAACAGGTCTATGATCCTACCCGCGATGCCGATGGAGCCAGCAAAGGCGTGCTGGATGGTACGCAGATGGAGGTCTCCATCACCCGCGCGCCCGGCCGGAAATGCGCGCGCTGCTGGAAAGTCCTTCCGGAAGTCGGCAGCATTGCCGCCCACCCGGCCCTGTGTGTACGCTGCGCGGATGCGGTCGAGAGCGGTCTGATCTGCCGCAGCGCTTGA